The following proteins are co-located in the Fusobacteria bacterium ZRK30 genome:
- a CDS encoding 3'-5' exonuclease, producing the protein MKILWYDTETTGLTENSAMFQISGVIEVEGEVKEEFDIFCHPHEGADISEQALEVTGVSREKLDGFQSPKKAYEELIEIFSKYIDKFDREDKFIIAGQNVKFDIDVLNRFFKRNNDNYLGSFLNYKQVFDTLSVYTALEIADVVPKLENHKLETICKIMGVELSNAHNSLADIKATKEVGDKLLQGLRRIKKQKIKL; encoded by the coding sequence ATGAAAATACTATGGTACGACACGGAAACAACAGGATTAACAGAGAACAGTGCGATGTTTCAAATATCAGGAGTGATAGAGGTAGAGGGTGAAGTAAAGGAGGAGTTTGATATCTTCTGTCATCCTCATGAGGGAGCGGATATATCGGAGCAAGCCTTGGAAGTGACAGGGGTGAGTCGTGAAAAATTAGATGGTTTTCAATCTCCTAAAAAAGCCTATGAGGAGTTAATAGAGATTTTTTCAAAATATATCGATAAATTTGACAGAGAGGATAAATTTATCATTGCAGGGCAGAATGTAAAATTTGACATAGATGTACTCAATAGATTTTTTAAAAGAAACAATGATAATTATCTGGGAAGTTTTCTTAACTATAAACAGGTATTTGATACCCTCAGTGTATACACGGCATTGGAGATAGCAGATGTAGTACCTAAATTAGAAAATCATAAGCTGGAAACTATATGCAAAATTATGGGAGTAGAACTGAGTAATGCCCATAACAGTCTGGCCGACATAAAAGCTACTAAAGAGGTGGGAGATAAGTTGCTTCAGGGGCTTAGAAGGATAAAAAAACAGAAGATAAAACTTTAA
- a CDS encoding beta-1,6-N-acetylglucosaminyltransferase: MKLAYIIQAHKGFKQLSLLIDILSKNSDVYLHIDLKNNYLYQQLKDHYLSLDNVFIISDRVSVNWSGFSQVKATLNLLQAVRNKNYDYITLLSGQDLPIKSHSEIISFLSEDVHREFIHIAPNYKNYSWRLLRYSPWSESRSIRNFPLNKLNSVSIKLQNLLNIKKSFFKNLDIYMGSSWFTITNNAVEYILDSVDNRLIEGFKSTTCSDEHFIQTLLMNSPFKDKVVGENTVYIDWSEGNPNPKILTMDDYSKLKNSTKLFARKFDIDIDPDIINKIITE, translated from the coding sequence ATGAAATTAGCATATATCATCCAGGCCCATAAGGGCTTCAAACAACTAAGTCTTTTAATAGATATTCTATCAAAAAATTCAGATGTCTATCTTCATATTGACTTAAAAAATAATTATTTATATCAACAGTTAAAGGATCATTATCTCTCTCTAGATAATGTTTTTATTATTTCAGATAGAGTTTCTGTCAACTGGTCCGGTTTTTCCCAGGTAAAAGCTACATTAAATTTACTCCAAGCTGTCAGAAATAAAAACTATGACTACATTACCCTTCTAAGCGGACAGGATCTCCCTATCAAGTCTCATTCAGAGATTATAAGTTTTTTATCGGAAGATGTCCACCGGGAATTTATCCATATCGCCCCTAACTATAAAAACTACAGCTGGAGGCTTTTAAGATACAGCCCGTGGAGTGAGAGTAGATCTATCCGTAACTTTCCTCTGAACAAACTAAACAGTGTCTCTATAAAATTGCAAAATTTATTAAATATAAAAAAATCTTTTTTTAAAAATCTGGATATCTATATGGGTTCCTCTTGGTTCACCATAACAAATAATGCTGTAGAATATATCTTAGACAGCGTAGACAATAGATTAATAGAAGGATTCAAGTCTACCACCTGCTCCGATGAACATTTTATCCAGACATTACTTATGAACTCCCCCTTTAAAGATAAGGTGGTAGGGGAAAATACAGTATATATCGACTGGTCAGAGGGAAATCCTAATCCTAAAATTTTAACTATGGATGATTATTCAAAATTAAAAAATTCTACTAAACTTTTTGCTAGAAAATTTGATATAGACATAGACCCAGATATCATAAATAAAATTATAACAGAATAA